The Megalobrama amblycephala isolate DHTTF-2021 linkage group LG20, ASM1881202v1, whole genome shotgun sequence genome includes a window with the following:
- the polr3e gene encoding DNA-directed RNA polymerase III subunit RPC5, with protein MASGDDDDPIIQEIDVYLARSLVEKLYLFQYPVRPATMSYNNATHLAARIKPKQQKVELEVAMDTMSPNYCRSKGEQIALNVDGTSSEDSNVYSTKMMDKQTFSSIQATTNTSRYAAAVFHKGELHLTPLQGILQMRPSFTYLDKADTKHREREAANEAGDSSQDEAEEDVKQITVRFSRPESEQARQRRIQSYEFLQKKQAEEPWVHLHYHGLKDGRSEHERQYLYCQAMDTTENTELVKTPREYLSMLMPPLAEEKVVKPVGPSNVLSMAQLRTLPLGDQVKTLMKNVKVMPFANLMGLLASGTDSTSVLRCIQQVALLVQGNWVVKSDVLYPKNTCSSHSGVPAEVLCRGRDFVMWRFTLERTLMRKEVAAIIKLPPEDVKDFLEQMSAPRLNRGWEFLLPTDHDFVRKHPDVAQRQHMLWMGIQSKLEKVFNFSKDDFVPKKDVQMDPVHVSGDQRLKAARENARESHGVLQRELDARRMKASRPGEACAPVRVKQEPVSDSEEPMDTSGPLLNGSINGYPNSTSPVSDPHNGHGAGHAFTPELQEFVQSTFRKHYVLCLSEVKRLFNLHLASLPTGHSAYGHVTDRMLQDTILQSQCKQILVPFPPQSGATADEQKVFGLWESGETFDKHRQVLFEIFMKNYRVRRNVIQTRLTQELGDAVTKTDVDRLLKECCVSLGGMWYLKGTVPS; from the exons ATGGCCAGCGGAGACGATGACGATCCAATCATACAAGAG ATTGACGTGTATCTGGCCAGAAGTCTCGTGGAAAAGCTGTATCTGTTCCAG TATCCGGTGCGTCCTGCAACCATGAGCTACAATAACGCCACTCATCTGGCGGCCAGAATTAAACCCAAGCAGCAGAAA GTTGAACTCGAGGTTGCAATGGACACCATGAGTCCGAACTACTGCCGCAGTAAAGGGGAGCAGATCGCCCTCAATGTGGACGGCACGTCCTCTGAGGACTCCAACGTTTATTCGAC GAAAATGATGGACAAGCAAACGTTCTCGTCGATCCAGGCGACCACGAACACGTCCCGCTACGCTGCAGCCGTGTTCCACAAAg GAGAGCTTCATCTCACGCCGCTGCAAGGAATCCTGCAGATGAGACCGAGCTTCACATACTTGGATAAAGCTGATACtaaacacagagagagagaggcggcCAATGAAG CTGGAGACTCTTCTCAGGATGAAGCAGAAGAAGACGTTAAACAAATCACT GTGAGGTTTTCCCGGCCGGAGTCAGAACAGGCCCGTCAGCGCCGCATCCAGTCGTACGAGTTCCTGCAGAAGAAACAGGCGGAAGAGCCCTGGGTTCACCTGCACTACCACGGTCTAAAG GACGGCCGTTCTGAGCACGAGCGCCAGTATCTTTACTGTCAGGCCATGGACACCACAGAAAACACAGAGCTGGTGAAAACACCACG TGAATATCTGTCCATGCTCATGCCTCCTCTGGCTGAAGAAAAAGT CGTGAAGCCCGTGGGTCCCAGTAACGTGCTCTCCATGGCCCAGCTCCGCACCCTGCCTCTGGGTGATCAGGTCAAGACGCTGATGAAGAACG TCAAGGTAATGCCGTTCGCCAATCTGATGGGGCTGCTGGCGTCAGGGACGGACTCCACCTCCGTGCTGCGATGCATACAGCAGGTGGCGCTGCTGGTCCAGGGCAACTGGGTCGTGAAGAG TGACGTGCTGTATCCCAAAAACACCTGCAGTTCACACAGCGGCGTTCCTGCTGAAGTGCTCTGTCGCGGCCGAGACTTTGTG ATGTGGAGATTCACTCTGGAGCGAACCCTGATGAGAAAAGAGGTCGCTGCCATCATAAAG CTTCCTCCGGAGGACGTGAAGGACTTCCTGGAGCAGATGTCCGCCCCTCGATTAAACCGAGGCTGGGAGTTCCTGTTGCCCACAGATCATGATTTTGTCAGAAAGCATCCTGATGTGGCTCAGCGGCAGCACATGCTCTGGATGGGCATTCAGTCCAA GTTGGAAAAAGTGTTCAACTTCTCCAAAGATGACTTTGTGCCTAAAAAGGATGTTCAGATGG ATCCGGTTCACGTCAGCGGAGACCAGCGTCTCAAAGCGGCCCGAGAGAACGCGAGGGAAAGCCACGGCGTCCTGCAGAGAGAGCTGGACGCTCGCAGGATGAAGGCGTCGCGCCCCGGTGAAGCCTGCGCTCCGGTGCGGGTCAAACAAGAGCCCGTGAGTGACTCTGAGGAGCCCATGGACACGTCAGGCCCGCTCCTGAACGGCTCCATCAACGGTTACCCTAACTCTACCTCTCCGGTCTCGGACCCTCATAACGGACACGGGGCCGGTCACGCTTTCACCCCCGAGCTGCAGGAGTTTGTGCAGAGCACCTTCAGAAAGCATTACGTTCTGTGCCTGAGCGAAGTGAAGCGGCTGTTTAACCTGCATCTGGCCAGCTTACCCACGGGTCACTCTGCGTACGGACATGTGACCGACCGCATGCTGCAGGACACCATCCTCCAGAGCCAGTGCAAACAGATCCTGGTGCCT tttcCTCCTCAGAGCGGTGCCACGGCGGACGAGCAGAAGGTCTTCGGTCTGTGGGAGAGCGGAGAAACCTTTGACAAG CACCGGCAGGTTCTGTTCGAGATCTTCATGAAGAACTATCGCGTCAGAAGAAACGTCATCCAGACGCGCCTCACGCAGGAACTCGGTGACGCCGTCACCAAAACCGACGTGGATCGACTGCTCAAG gagTGCTGCGTGAGTTTGGGAGGGATGTGGTATCTGAAGGGAACAGTTCCCTCCTGA